One window from the genome of Alosa alosa isolate M-15738 ecotype Scorff River chromosome 15, AALO_Geno_1.1, whole genome shotgun sequence encodes:
- the cluha gene encoding clustered mitochondria protein homolog isoform X5, with amino-acid sequence MMNGNGDHDHSEETDSKQEGSGADADPGEDANEQEVIVIQDTGFTVKIQAPGTEPFDLQVSPQEMVQEIHQVLMDREDTCHRTCFSLQLDGNVLDNFAELKSIEGLQEGSFLKVVEEPYTVREARIHVRHIRDLLKSMDPSDAYNGVDCNSLSFLSVFTDGDLGDSGKRKKKGSELEQIDCTPPEHILPGSKERPLVPLQPQNKDWKPLQCLKVLTMSGWNPPPGNRKMHGDLMYLYIVTAEERHVSITASTRGFYLNQSTTYSFNPKPANPSFLSHSLVELLSQISPAFKKNFTALQKKRVQRHPFERIATPFQVYSWTAPQIDHAMDCVRAEDAYTSRLGYEEHIPGQTRDWNEELQTTRELPRKNLPERLLRERAIFKVHSDFAAAATRGAMAVIDGNVMAINPGEETRMQMFIWNNIFFSLGFDVRDHYRELGGDAAAHAAPTNDLNGVRAYGAVDVEGLYTLGTVVVDYRGYRVTAQSIIPGILEREQEQSVIYGSIDFGKTVVSHPKYLELLEKTSRPLKVQRHPVLNEKEAPVELCSSVECKGIIGNDGRHYILDLLRTFPPDLNFLPVDGEELPPECQRLAYPRQHRHRLACLRQELIEAFVEHRYLLFMKMAALQLMQQKANKENKAAALTDGSNAEPEASPADGPQSAPASEDPAPASDAPTEPATTPSEASQTPESQPAEAETTATVTTTTTTTTTTTTTTTTAAAAEATVPAEALAVTTNGTPEPEGPDGQGRECESPLEGKEAEESIPGLAQAKELAESLAAEDGSSIDPKSREVVLNACKAVGSISDTSFDIRFNPDIFSPGVRFPESSADAIQKQKQLLKDAAAFLVSCQIPSLVKDCLDHSALPMDGTTLTEALHQRGINVRYLGTVLDFVDKTPAKTQLEYFYRIGVSELVTRCAKHIFKTYLQGVELSALSAAVSHFLNCFLSSFPDAVAHLPADELVSRRKNRKRRNRVPGGGDNTAWASLTPVELWKNIVSEAQTYYHFTLHCESVDQAVEKYGLQKSTLLREISVKTGIQILIKEYNFDSRHKPAFTEEDILNIFPVVKHVNPKASDAFHFFQSGQAKVQQGFLKEGCELINEALNLFNNVYGAMHVEICACLRLLARLNYIMGDHPEALNNQQKAVLMSERVLGIEHPNTIQEYMHLALYCFANGQLSTALKLLYRARYLMLVVCGEDHPEMALLDSNIGLVLHGVMEYDLSLRFLENALAINSKYHGLRSLKVALSHHLVARVYESKAEFRSALQHEKEGYTIYKNQVGEAHEKTKESSEYLKYLTQQAVALQRTMNEIYKNGSNASIMPLKFTAPSMASVLEQLNIINGIIFIPLSQKDLENLKAEVQRRQMLQEASKSEEPSEETPMEPEDLPVDD; translated from the exons ATGATGAACGGCAATGGGGACCATGACCACAGCGAAGAGACCGACTCCAAGCAAGAGGGCAGCGGTGCCGACGCAGACCCCGGCGAGGATGCCAACGAGCAGGAGGTGATCGTGATCCAGGACACCGGCTTCACTGTCAAGATCCAGGCCCCAGGCACTGAGCCATTTGACCTACAG gTTTCGCCTCAGGAGATGGTGCAGGAGATCCACCAGGTCCTCATGGACCGGGAGGACACCTGCCATCGTACCTGCTTCTCCTTGCAGCTGGACGGGAACGTGCTGGACAACTTTGCTGAACTCAAGTCCATCGAGGGACTACAGGAAGGCTCTTTTCTCAAAGTGGTAGAAG AGCCCTACACAGTACGTGAAGCTCGTATACATGTACGCCACATCAGAGACCTGCTGAAGAGCATGGACCCCTCAGATGCCTACAACGGGGTGGACTGTAACTCGCTCTCCTTTCTAAGTGTCTTCACAGATGGGGATCTGGGAG ATagtggaaagagaaagaagaaaggcaGCGAACTGGAACAGATCGACTGCACCCCTCCTGAGCACATTCTCCCTGGCAGCAAAGAGCGCCCCCTAGTCCCACTCCAGCCACAGAACAAAGACTGGAAG CCACTGCAGTGCCTGAAGGTTCTCACCATGAGTGGCTGGAATCCGCCACCAGGCAACAGAAAGATGCACGGAGACCTGATGTACCTGTATATAGTTACTGCTGAGGAGAGACACGTCAGCATCACAGCGTCCACCCGTGGATTCTACCTCAACCA GTCCACCACCTACTCGTTCAACCCTAAGCCAGCCAACCCCAGCTTCCTGAGCCACTCCCTGGTGGAGCTGCTGAGCCAGATCAGCCCGGCCTTCAAGAAGAACTTCACCGCCCTCCAGAAGAAGAG GGTCCAGAGACATCCGTTTGAGAGAATAGCCACGCCTTTCCAGGTGTACAGCTGGACCGCTCCTCAGATTGACCACGCTATGGACTGTGTGAGAGCAGAAGATGCGTACACATCTCGTTTGGGTTATGAAGAGCACATACCTGGTCAG ACTCGGGACTGGAACGAGGAGCTTCAGACGACCAGAGAACTGCCCCGCAAGAACCTTCCAGAACGACTGCTGAGAGAGCGCGCCATATTTAAG GTCCACAGTGACTTTGCGGCAGCGGCCACCCGCGGCGCCATGGCCGTGATCGACGGCAACGTGATGGCCATCAACCCCGGCGAGGAGACGCGCATGCAGATGTTCATCTGGAACAACATCTTCTTCAGCCTGGGCTTCGACGTGCGCGACCACTACCGCGAGCTGGGCGGCGACGCGGCGGCCCACGCCGCGCCCACCAACGACCTGAACGGCGTGCGCGCCTACGGCGCCGTGGACGTGGAGGGCCTGTACACGCTGGGCACGGTGGTGGTGGACTACCGCGGCTACCGCGTCACGGCGCAGTCCATCATCCCCGGCATCCTGGAGCGCGAGCAGGAGCAGAGCGTCATCTACGGCTCCATCGACTTCGGCAAGACGGTGGTGTCGCACCCCAAGTACCTGGAGCTGCTGGAGAAGACCAGCAGGCCGCTCAAGGTGCAGCGGCACCCCGTGCTCAACGAGAAAGAGGCGCCCGTCGAGCTGTGCTCGTCCGTCGAGTGCAAGGGCATCATCGGCAACGACGGACGCCACTACATCCTGGACCTGCTGCGCACCTTCCCGCCCGACCTCAACTTCCTGCCGGTGGACGGCGAGGAGCTGCCCCCTGAGTGTCAGCGCCTGGCCTACCCACGGCAGCACCGCCACCGCCTGGCCTGCCTCCGACAGGAGCTCATCGAGGCCTTCGTCGAGCACAG GTACCTCCTCTTCATGAAGATGGCAGCACTGCAGCTCATGCAGCAGAAAGCCAACAAGGAGAACAAGGCCGCTGCCTTGACCGACGGCAGCAACGCAGAGCCCGAGGCCTCCCCCGCAGATGGCCCTCAGTCCGCTCCCGCCTCCGAAGACCCCGCGCCCGCCTCTGACGCACCCACCGAACCTGCAACGACCCCTTCCGAGGCCAGCCAGACCCCCGAGTCCCAGCCAGCAGAAGCAGAAACGACCGCaacagtaacaacaacaacaacaacaacaacaacaacaacaacaacaacaacaacagcagcagcagccgaaGCCACAGTGCCGGCCGAGGCTCTGGCCGTGACCACCAACGGCACCCCTGAGCCCGAGGGCCCAGACGGCCAGGGCCGAGAGTGTGAGAGCCCTCTGGAGGGTAAGGAGGCTGAGGAAAGTATCCCGGGCTTAGCCCAGGCCAAAGAGCTGGCAGAGTCCTTAGCAGCGGAAGACGGATCCAGTATTG ACCCCAAAAGCCGCGAGGTCGTTCTCAACGCCTGCAAAGCCGTGGGCTCCATCAGCGACACGTCATTCGACATCCGCTTCAACCCGGACATCTTCTCCCCAG gCGTGCGTTTCCCTGAGAGCAGTGCCGATGCCATCCAGAAACAGAAGCAGCTGCTGAAGGATGCGGCAGCGTTCCTGGTGTCCTGCCAGATCCCCTCGCTG GTTAAAGACTGTTTAGACCACAGTGCTCTGCCTATGGACGGAACCACACTGACCGAAGCTCTTCACCAGCGTGGCATTAATGTGCGCTACCTCGGCACCGTGCTGGACTTTGTGGACAAGACTCCTGCAAAAACACAACTCGAGTACTTCTAT AGAATAGGAGTAAGTGAGTTGGTTACCAGGTGTGCAAAACATATCTTCAAAACATACCTCCAG ggtGTGGAGCTCTCGGCTCTGTCCGCGGCTGTGAGCCACTTCCTCAACTGCTTCCTGAGCTCCTTCCCTGACGCCGTGGCCCATCTGCCGGCCGACGAGCTGGTGTCCCGCCGGAAGAACCGCAAGCGTCGCAACCGAGTCCCAGGCGGAGGAGACAACACCGCCTGGGCCAGCCTCACGCCCGTGGAGCTGTGGAAGAACATCGTCTCCGAAGCACAAACCTACTACCACTTCACACTGCATTG TGAGAGTGTCGACCAGGCAGTGGAGAAGTACGGCCTCCAGAAGTCCACGCTGTTACGAGAGATCTCCGTCAAAACGGGCATCCAG ATCCTGATTAAGGAGTACAACTTCGACAGCCGCCACAAGCCAGCCTTCACCGAGGAGGACATCCTGAACATCTTCCCTGTAGTCAAACACGTCAACCCTAAAGCCTCCGACGCCTTCCACTTCTTCCAGAGTGGACAGGCTAAGGTGCAACAAG GGTTCCTTAAAGAGGGCTGTGAGCTCATCAACGAGGCCTTAAACCTCTTCAACAACGTGTACGGAGCCATGCACGTGGAGATTTGTGCCTGTCTGCGCCTGCTGGCTCGGCTCAACTACATCATGGGGGATCACCCAGAG gcaCTTAACAACCAACAGAAGGCTGTCTtgatgagtgagagagtgctTGGCATTGAGCACCCTAACACAATTCAAGAATAT ATGCACTTGGCTCTTTACTGCTTTGCCAACGGCCAGCTGTCCACTGCCCTGAAGCTGCTGTATCGTGCCCGCTACCTCAtgctggtggtgtgtggggaGGACCATCCCGAGATGGCTCTGTTAGAT AGCAATATTGGCCTGGTGCTGCATGGTGTAATGGAGTATGACTTGTCGCTGCGTTTCCTGGAGAACGCCTTGGCAATTAACTCTAAATACCACGGTCTCCGCTCCCTAAAAGTGGCACTCAG TCACCACCTTGTGGCGAGAGTATACGAGAGTAAGGCGGAATTCCGTTCTGCACTGCAGCATGAGAAAGAGGGCTACACCATATATAAGAACCAG GTGGGAGAAGCCCATGAAAAGACGAAGGAGAGCTCCGAGTATCTGAAGTACCTTACCCAACAAGCCGTGGCCCTCCAGAGAACCATGAACGAGATCTACAAGAATGGTTCCAATGCCAGTATCATGCCACTCAAA TTCACAGCTCCAAGTATGGCCAGTGTGCTTGAGCAGCTGAACATTATCAATGGCATCATCTTTATTCCTCTGAG CCAAAAGGACCTGGAGAACCTAAAGGCCGAGGTCCAGAGGAGGCAGATGCTTCAGGAGGCTAGCAAGAGCGAGGAGCCGTCGGAGGAAACTCCCATGGAGCCAGAGGACCTGCCCGTGGACGATTAA